CGTGTCGCAGCGCCCGGCGGCGGACGCGACGCAGGAATGGTCGGCCCGGGGCCGCGAGATGGAACGGGCGATCCAGCGCCTGCCCGAGCAGCAGCGCGAGGTGCTGATGCTGATCGGCGTTCTCGGCGTCTCCTACGACGAGGCCGCGCGCATCTGCGGCTGCGCGATGGGCACGGTCAAGAGCCGGCTCAACCGGGCGCGGCTCAGGCTGCTCGACGAGCTAGGCGAGGAGTCGCCGAACTCCTCCGTCCAGCATGACGAGAGCCATCCGGTCGGGTCGCTGCAGCGCCCGAGATGAAACATCGCCCCGGCCCGTCGCCATGCGCGTCCGGGCCCGGGCGGCAGGCATTCTGATGAGGTGAAGAAATGGTCAAGCTACCCGAAACCAAGGCACGCCAGGGTCGTCTCGGACGTCCCGTCCTTTTCGTTCTCGTCATAAGCCTGCTTCTGGCGATGGTCGTCTGGTGGGGCGTCGAACTCTATGGCGACGCCATCGCGCCGGAAGAGCCGGTCGGCAGCGCCCCGCAGGAGGAGCAGCAGCCCGCCGACGCGCAATAGGGCCGGCGGACCCACTCCCGCTCTGCGGCGTCAGTCGTAGGGCAGCTTGCCGAGCGCGGAATAGCGCTCGTTCAGGCCGTCGAGCCGCTGCATGTCCGCCTTGGCGAGCCGGATGTCGAATATGTCGAGGTTTTCTTCCAGATGCTCCCTGCTGCCCGCCTTGGGCAGCGGCACGACGCCGTGCTGGACGTCCCAGCGCAGCAGGATCTGCGCCGGCGTCTTGTCGTAGCGCTCAGCGATCGTCGCCAACGTCGGGTCGTCGAGCCGCGTCATCCGGGTGAGCGGGCTGTAGGCCTGAAGGACGATGGCGTTCTCCTCGGCATGGCGCAGCATGTCCTCGCTGTGGCCGAACGGGCTCCACTCGATCTGGTTGACCACCGGCACCACGCCCGTCGCCTCGGCCAGCGCGTCGATCGCGGCGGCGGAATAGTTGCTGACGCCGATGTCGACGGCAAGGCCGTTCTCCCTTGCGCGGATCAATCCCTGCCAGAGGATTTCCCCCACCCCGTCCTGCGGCGGCCGGTGGATGAGGACGAGGTCGGCGTGGTCTAGGCCGAGCTCGTCGAGGCTGCGGCCGAGCGCCTCGTAGGCGTCGTCGGTTTCCTCGACCTTGGTGGTGAGGTAGAAGTCGGGCCGGGCGAGGCCGCTGCGGCGGATGCCTTCGCCGATCCCTTCATGGGTGCCGTAATCGCCGGACGTGTCGATGAGGCGATAGCCGACCTGCAAGGCGGTCCGGATCGCGTCGGCGGTGTCGCGCGTCAGCTTCCAGGTGCCGAGGCCGATGACGGGAATGGTGTTGCCGGTGTGCAGCATCCTGTCGCTCGTCTTGTCGAACATCCTGTCGGTTGCCTTGTTCATGGCCGGTCCTTTCTCCTTGCATGGGAATGCGAGGCCGCGCCGCGCCTCTCGGGGGAAAGGCGCGGGCGGTCTTGTCTTAGGGGAATTGCTAGCGGTCGCCGCGTTGCTTGAAGGCGTCGCCGAGGGTCCGCTTCTCGGGGTCCTTGAGGTTTTCCCCGGCGGCATCGCGATCCTCGGCCGGATCGTCCCTGGCGGGCAGGTAGCCGCGCGGCCGGTTTTCGGGCGGCCCTTCCCAACGCGGTTTCTGGTCGCTGGTGCCGGGCGGGCCGTTCTTCGGTGCGGTCATCTCATGTCTCCTTCGCTGGGGAGCTAACCGGCAAGCGAGGGAGATGTTCCGGGGCTGTCTATCGCAGCCGGGCGCCGATGGTCTCCATCTGCTCGATCTCGCGGCGCTGCGCCTCGGCGATCTCTCCGCACAGGGCGACGAGCTCGGGGTCGGCGAGCCTCGCCTCGCGGCACATCAGGATGGCGCCGGAGTGATGCGGGATCATCGAGCGGACGAACTGGCGGTCGTCGATCAGCCATTGCGCGCGGGTCGCGGCGAAGGCGACGACGAACAGCACCGTGAAGCCGGCATAGAGCGCGAGGTTGAGGCGCCTGCGGCGATACATGCCGCCCATGGTCGCCAGCATGAGGATGCCCATCGGCGCGACCATCGCCAGCGCCATGTAGAAGGTGTTGAGGTTGTTATAAAAATCCCGCCACCCGTCGATCATGGCGAACATGACGAGATACATGACGGCGAGGCTGAGCACCATGTTCACGGCGAACAGCAGATAGGGCCGTCCGTGATGCGCCCCGTGATCCTCGCGCTCGTCGTGATGCGCCATGTCAGGCCTGCGGCAGCGGCTTTGCCCCGCCACTGATGGCGGTGGTGGTGATGGAGACCGGATCGCTGGCCGGGAAGCTGTCCTCCAGCCCCTCGTCGAGCTGCTCCTCGAGCGTTTCCGCGTCGAGCTCCCGGTCGGTCGCGGTCGGCTTCACGTTACGGGACTCGGCCAGCGTCTCGCGGATGATGCCGGCCTCGCGCAGCCGGGCGCTTTCGGCCGCGAAGGCGCGCGAGGGCTCGGTTCCGGGGTCTTCCTGATGGTTCTCGATGGCGGCCATGCCGTCGAGCGCGGCGCGGATGTTGGCCGCCGCGTCGCCGGTCGCCTGACCCAGCGCCACCACCAGGATTTCGCGCAGCGCGTTCAGCCTGCCTTCGATTTCCGCATTGGTCAGATCAGACATGACATCGCTCCTGGTCGAGAGTTTCGCAGACAGCGGAAACGGGGCCGCGCCGCTTATGTTCCGCGCCGGGAACAATCTCCGGCAGGGGCGGGTTCGAAGGATACGCAGCCACCGGCGCGGCCCCGGACGAAGCGGCGGCCGCGTTGGCGGCATCGGCAAGAACCGCCGCCGAGGAGGCCATGCGATGACCAGCCCCATGCCCGATCCCGTCCCCCGCCCGCCGGACAATCCTGAACCGGGCCCGGTTCCGGGCGACCCCGCGCCGCCGCCGGCACCGCCGGAGATTCCGCCGCCCGGCGAGCCGCCGCCGGACCTGCCCGGCCCCGGACCCGACGAGACGCCGACGCCCGCGCCGCCGGAAACCGATCCCCCGTCCATTCCGGAAGAGGTGCCGCGCGGCGGCGGTGCGCTTTCGCGGGCGTTGCTTCTGTGTGCCGTCCTGCTGCTGGGCGGCGGCATGGCGGCGGCGCGTGCCGACGCGGAGGTTCCCGAAACGGGGAACGGCGACGATCCCTGCCAGGTCGAGCCGGCGCAGCCGGGCGATGAGGAAAGCCGCGAGGGCGAGCGCGCCCGCCCGGCGCTGGAGAATTGCAACGGCATCCTCGCCCCGCCGCCCACCGGCGACGAGGAGATCGAGGAGCCGCCGCCCGATACGGGGACGACCCCGGTCATTCCGCCGGGAACCATTCCCGAGCCCGAGCCGGAATAGGCTTCAGCGTCGCGCGAACGGCTTGCTGAGGAAGGGCGATCCGGCGAGGCCGAAGCGCCACGGCTGCTCCACCGCCTTCGAAATGCCGATGCGCGGGCCGACGACGAGGTCGCGCGGCCCGGCGGCCGGTCGCAGCGCGAACGGCGCGCCGAGGAAGGACAGCCCGTCGAACGAGCGGTCGACGCCGAGGGCCTGCGCGAGCCGTCCCGGGCCGGAGCAGAGCTGGCGCAGCCCGGCGACGCCGCGGCGCGCGTGCATGGTCTCGATTCCCGTGCGCGGCTCGATGGCGCGCAGCAGCACCGCGTTTCCCGGCCGGCACACGGCGTTCAGGCACCAGTGCATCCCGTAGGAGAGATAGACATAGGCCGCGCCCGGCGCCTCGAACATCGTGCCGTTCCGGCGCGTCGGGCCGCGATAGCTGTGCGAGGCGGGATCGTCCGCCGCATAGGCCTCTGTCTCGACGATGACGCCGCCGACGCCGTCGACCAGGAGCTCGGCCCCGACGAGGTCGCGGGCAACGGCGACCGCGTCGCGGTCGAAGAAGCGGGCGGGCGGCATCGTAGTCATGCGTCGGCTGTCTTTCGCGATTGCGCCGTGCGGCGCGGTGGACGTTCTTGCCACAGCCGCGCCGGCGACGGAACCCGGCGGGTGCGGAACAACGCGCAGTGGCTGCCGCGAGACGATCTCAGGCGCGTGATCCTGAGACGCAAGGCCGGCACCGGCCGGCGCAGGATATGAAACGTGATGAGCGCCGCCGCGAATTGTCTGGCTCCCGGCCCCGGATAATGCGAGTGTCCTATGTCGTCCTGTCGTTTCAGGGGAGGGGAGGCCGACGAAGCCTTGCCCACGCATCCTGAAGGGAAATGACATGATCGATCTGAATCGGTCCCGTTCGGGCATCTTCTATCCTCACGAGCTCGAATGGATGGCGCGGGAACTGCGCAAGGGCGACAAGCCCGACGAGCCGACCTACGAACGCGAGGAACGGGCGCGCTACATCGTCAGCAGCCGCGACCTGCTGCGCGAGGAGCTTTCCGACGCATAGGGGCGACGGCGGCCCGCTGAGGCGCGAACGCCGGCTGCTCCCGCGGGGGGCGGCATCGGGCGCGGCCGGCCTGCGCGCCGTGCGCGAAGCACCGCCGTTTTCCGCCCGGAACAGAATTTATTTCGTGAAGGAACAGCCTGGACCGGTGCCTGTTCGGTGGGTGTGCGAGGCGAATGGTCGCCCCGCCGACAACAGGAGAAGCATCATGCCGAACCAGGGTGGCACTCACGAGCAGAACGTGAAAGCCGGCCAGCAGGGCCACAAGAACGACCAGCGCCAGCAGGAGCGCCAGGCCGCGCCCGGCAAGAAGGACGACGGCCAGCAGCGCGGCGGCGGCGGCAATTTCGCCCAGGACCGCGAGCGCGCTTCCGAGGCAGGCCGCAAGGGCGGAAAGCACTGATGGCATCAGCGGTCGAGAAGCCCGTCCGGCGCGAGCCGGGCGGGCTTTCGCTTGGCCGCGGCTTCATTCGGTACGGCATAGGGTCATGCGCTTCGCCGCCGTCATCCGTCTGGGCATCTGCCGGGCCTGTCAGCCGCGGCGCAGCTGCTGGCGGTCAACATCGTCGCCGTCTTCGGCGAGCGGTTCACGGCGTTGCAGGCCTTGGGCCTCGTCCTCGCGGCGATCTCCATCGTCATGGTCGTACGGGATCGTCCGGCTCGTAGCGCCTCACGAGGCCGGGGCCGGGCCGGGCTCGTCGTCCTCGGTTTCCAGAAGGTCTGTCAGCGCGCCGACGCGGGAACCGGGCAGGGGGCGACCCTCTCCCATCAGCGCGTCGTCGTTGTGCAGCCAGTTCCACGCCTCGCGCAAATCCTCCAGCGAGGCGCCGGTCGCGACGAGGCTCGCCGCCAGCTCGCTGTCTACGGGCCCGAGGACGGAGACGATCTCGTCATAGGTCATCGCTGTGCTCCCGAATGATGGTCGCCAGCACGGCTAACCCGCCGGATGGGCCAAAGTTCCGAAGGCCGGCCCTCCCGATCTTCCGCTTGCATTTGGCCGCATCGCCGCCGAAGCTGAACCCGGCCCAGAGGGCGGGGAGCAGAGGAGGAGGCCATGCAGCACTTCGTACCGAGACAGCTTTCGTTCGCCATTGCCCTGACGCTCGGCTCCGCATTGGGATCGGCCGCGTTCGCGGCCTCGCCCGCGCCGGCCGAGGGCGAGAACGGCATGGTGGTGAGCGCCCAGCACCTCGCCTCGCAGGTCGGCGTCGACGTCCTGAAAAGCGGCGGCAATGCCGTCGACGCCGCCGTCGCGGTCGGCTATGCGCTGGCCGTCGTCTATCCGACCGCCGGCAATCTCGGCGGCGGCGGCTTCATGACCATCCGCCTGAAGGACGGGACGACGACCTTCCTCGATTTTCGCGAGCGCGCGCCGCTGGCCTCGACGAAGACGATGTATCTCGACGCCGACGGCAACCCCGTCCCCGGCGCCTCCACCGACGGCTATCTCGCGGTCGGCGTGCCGGGCTCGGTCGCCGGCATGGAGACGGCGCGCGAGAAATACGGCACCAGGACGCGCGAGGAGCTTATCGCCCCGGCGATCCGGCTGGCGAGCGAGGGCTTCGTGCTGGAGCCCGGCGACATCGCCTCCTTCGCCGAGGGCAACGACATGCTG
The window above is part of the Aquamicrobium sp. genome. Proteins encoded here:
- a CDS encoding sigma-70 family RNA polymerase sigma factor produces the protein MPALKEQDSAAPQVEIVDLIPALRAFARTFYRETSEADDLVQETLTRALASIHQFRPGSSMKSWLFTIMRNAFYTKVRIETREAPGAAECVSQRPAADATQEWSARGREMERAIQRLPEQQREVLMLIGVLGVSYDEAARICGCAMGTVKSRLNRARLRLLDELGEESPNSSVQHDESHPVGSLQRPR
- a CDS encoding aldo/keto reductase; the protein is MNKATDRMFDKTSDRMLHTGNTIPVIGLGTWKLTRDTADAIRTALQVGYRLIDTSGDYGTHEGIGEGIRRSGLARPDFYLTTKVEETDDAYEALGRSLDELGLDHADLVLIHRPPQDGVGEILWQGLIRARENGLAVDIGVSNYSAAAIDALAEATGVVPVVNQIEWSPFGHSEDMLRHAEENAIVLQAYSPLTRMTRLDDPTLATIAERYDKTPAQILLRWDVQHGVVPLPKAGSREHLEENLDIFDIRLAKADMQRLDGLNERYSALGKLPYD
- a CDS encoding DUF305 domain-containing protein, which gives rise to MAHHDEREDHGAHHGRPYLLFAVNMVLSLAVMYLVMFAMIDGWRDFYNNLNTFYMALAMVAPMGILMLATMGGMYRRRRLNLALYAGFTVLFVVAFAATRAQWLIDDRQFVRSMIPHHSGAILMCREARLADPELVALCGEIAEAQRREIEQMETIGARLR
- a CDS encoding DNA-3-methyladenine glycosylase produces the protein MPPARFFDRDAVAVARDLVGAELLVDGVGGVIVETEAYAADDPASHSYRGPTRRNGTMFEAPGAAYVYLSYGMHWCLNAVCRPGNAVLLRAIEPRTGIETMHARRGVAGLRQLCSGPGRLAQALGVDRSFDGLSFLGAPFALRPAAGPRDLVVGPRIGISKAVEQPWRFGLAGSPFLSKPFARR
- a CDS encoding KGG domain-containing protein; its protein translation is MPNQGGTHEQNVKAGQQGHKNDQRQQERQAAPGKKDDGQQRGGGGNFAQDRERASEAGRKGGKH